One window of the Maylandia zebra isolate NMK-2024a linkage group LG19, Mzebra_GT3a, whole genome shotgun sequence genome contains the following:
- the mslna gene encoding uncharacterized protein mslna yields the protein MPLYRRQEITHGLLGYLRNAENAINEPACRQQNESDAQWVKANLGPFVQYTSYSDLKDFNISMVNIADLLTFSQVVNLAATPSQLKSKEDVMNVMAVINPFDFGAFFDEVSPAIKVHSANYSQEVKSAFLEAVFNRGNLSSPTVSDGDFLLWLRVRLSPLLTNLSSSLVTPLFSIGIKRSCNSSQEMFALLDTLTTTLSSSTQSEIYKNIIVFLQGPPPLKCYGGGSFYVYLRNTFLSFGFPDLSTLVSLLPPMRKSELLDTISTSELGQFLSQPNVIGNSTDICVIFNNYNNTSAFLETEDVQDNVKKVILPCIWPSALNSRSRAEANLWFDLRLRNYLRFLSKSLISPDEVQNASCFAFQKLVYVMGNNFAYNSSEFEQQYVYTTIKTYLSAGSGARCYNASDAELNSTAWFVSNIGNFVTFITLDDLTTFVSTAQFQVFLKNQANLELFNNNAIPANVTNYYVTQLFAFDPNFKPVNLPGFFLCSSAVPPLAYTTMTEAETMVILDNLKTFCNGTQDPEVSAALASNIKTITPQIFTALGSSSAGLSNSQISSVPSSVLISSLSTLGSISTWSQDQASIIIQTLTASGFQINSESSLASLGTLVIGLPSEAIENTSASVLLSVSKSTTFVSNMLAAPSVVQMTFVKKIISLDTNPSQVVLNVPDAMAVEIPPSLLVFSDQSADITVLNRKTWTPDQAAIFLGVLDNTNFDIEQLSPSVLQGFTCTSAQKMTQFRTKELIRACRPRSGRAKVQLKESQLTCMLNLLSGEISQNFTDYPSDMLLYLSSKNVNKGNCRSYFSALGAADFSVASKILNKGSQLFREATVCLGINGLSLSRENIEILGNMACTLDGSYIQNADPLILEKLKACNDFSASQVAAMETLLLSGTTQYGNAASWNKQTLENLVPLPLYFTRNIWNRFDSTTKKMFLKTFMPKLRKANTEKSKLKTLFQAISGRTTKRGAGCTKGNITQVIVSDSAFPFGYDLTQFDLCLDVPVLKENLNSICNKVDDNGFQTVILKKLNEAFPSGIPDQDVQLLGSVSRVASLDDISKWNITKIDTLAALMKAEDGPWEAAKSNKIITQYLSTSGNLLGSTELTIIDSNLCSLNTSTLQTISPDSIRNASPLNVSSCSAEQKQVLYGISTTSFSSQRSSSSIIYQLIKPYLGGAPLQDIVTLSTQNISMDISTFSSLDPAVIANLTVSNVKGLVGMHLPDLKLFENDTVVQTWINLQLQSELDTLNLGLISNRISPTPGSNSTTTAPGSNSTTTAPGSNSTTIAPGSNSTTTAPGSNSTTTAPGSNSTTIAPGSNSTTTAPGSNSTTTASLTNGEVELGKSQTTMMLGALLTAVLQMLLQPA from the exons ATGCCACTGTACAGACGGCAAGAGATCACACATGGTCTGCTGGGCTATctaagaaatgctgaaaatgccaTCAATGAGCCAG CTTGCAGGCAACAAAATGAGAGTGATGCCCAATGGGTTAAAGCAAATCTGGGTCCATTTGTCCAATATACATCATACTCTGACCTCAAAGACTTCAACATCTCCATG GTGAATATAGCAGATCTGCTCACTTTTAGTCAGGTGGTCAACCTTGCAGCAACTCCTTCCCAGCTAAAGAGCAAGGAAGATGTTATGAACGTCATGGCAGTCATCAATCCTTTTGACTTTGGCGCTTTCTTTGATGAAGTCTCACCAGCTATTAAG GTCCACTCAGCTAACTACTCACAGGAAGTGAAGTCTGCATTCCTTGAAGCAGTTTTCAACAGAGGGAATCTGTCATCTCCAACTGTCAGTGATGGAGACTTCCTGCTATGGCTCAGAGTTCGCCTGAGTCCTCTCCTGACCAACCTCTCTTCCAGCCTGGTGACACCCTTATTCAGCATCGGGATAAAAAGgagttgtaacagcagccaagaGAT gTTTGCATTGCTGGACACATTGACCACAACACTCAGCAGCAGCACCCAAAGCGAGATCTACAAAAACATCATTGTCTTCCTTCAAG GTCCACCACCACTCAAGTGTTACGGTGGTGGAAGCTTCTATGTCTATCTGAGGAACACTTTCCTCAGCTTTGGTTTTCCAGATTTGTCCACGTTAGTGTCACTTCTGCCACCAATGCGCAAATCAGAG CTTCTGGATACCATCAGCACCTCAGAGCTTGGCCAGTTCCTTAGTCAGCCCAATGTGATTGGTAACAGTACTGACATCTGTGTCATCTTCAACAACTACAACAACACTTCTGCCTTCCTTGAGACT GAGGATGTTCAAGACAATGTAAAGAAGGTGATCCTCCCCTGTATTTGGCCTTCTGCGCTGAATAGCAGGAGCAGAGCTGAGGCTAATTTATGGTTTGACCTACGACTGAGGAACTATCTTAGATTCCTCAGCAAGAGCCTCATCAGCCCCGACGAAGTGCAGAACGCCTCATGTTTTGCCTTCCAGAAACT GGTCTATGTGATGGGAAATAACTTCGCATACAACAGCTCTGAGTTTGAACAGCAGTACGTTTATACCACCATCAAGACCTACTTGAGTGCTG GTTCTGGAGCCAGATGCTACAATGCCAGTGATGCAGAACTGAACTCTACTGCCTGGTTTGTCAGTAACATCGGGAACTTTGTGACATTTATCACTCTGGATGACCTCACCACCTTTGTCTCCACCGCTCAG TTTCAAGTGTTCTTGAAGAACCAAGCCAACCTGGAACTCTTCAACAATAACGCAATCCCAGCAAATGTAACCAACTACTATGTCACACAGCTTTTTGCATTCGATCCGAACTTCAAGCCGGTCAA tctccCAGGCTTTTTCCTGTGCTCTTCTGCGGTGCCACCTTTGGCATATACTACTATGACTGAAGCTGAAACCATGGTTATCTTAGACAATCTGAAGACTTTCTGCAATGGCACCCAGGACCCTGAG gtttctgctgctttggcatCCAACATCAAGACAATTACACCACAGATATTTACAGCTCTTGGAAGCTCCAGCGCAGGGCTGAGTAACAGCCAGATCAGTTCAGTTCCCTCATCAGTGCTCATCTCTTCTTTGTCCACCCTGGGCTCAATCAGTACCTGGAGCCAGGATCAGGCCTCAATAATCATCCAAACCCTTACTGCCTCAGGCTTCCAG ATCAACAGCGAATCTTCCCTGGCATCCCTTGGCAcgcttgttattggacttcctTCAGAAGCAATAGAAAACACCAGCGCTTCTGTGCTACTCAGCGTCTCAAAGAGCACCACCTTCGTTTCCAACATGCTGGCAGCCCCAAGTGTTGTCCAAATGACCTTCGTCAAAAAG ATCATTTCTCTGGACACAAATCCATCACAAGTGGTGCTGAATGTGCCAGATGCTATGGCAGTTGAGATCCCACCATCCCTGTTGGTGTTTTCTGACCAATCTGCAGACATCACCGTGCTCAATAGAAAAACCTGGACACCAGATCAG gCTGCCATCTTTTTGGGGGTCCTTGACAACACAAACTTTGACATTGAGCA GCTTTCTCCCTCAGTGCTGCAAGGCTTCACTTGCACTTCTGCCCAGAAAATGACACAATTCAGGACCAAGGAGCTAATCAGGGCCTGTAGGCCCCGGTCAGGCCGAGCCAAAGTGCAGTTAAAGGAATCCCAG CTAACCTGCATGCTCAACTTGCTGAGTGGAGAAATCTCACAAAACTTTACAGATTATCCATCAGACATGCTTCTCTACTTAAG cagcaaaaatgTTAACAAAGGCAACTGCAGGTCATACTTTTCTGCACTGGGTGCGGCAGACTTCTCTGTGGCCTCCAAAATCTTGAATAAGGGCTCGCAGCTGTTCCGTGAAGCCACTGTGTGCTTG ggtATAAATGGCTTGAGCCTGAGCAGAGAGAATATAGAGATCTTGGGGAACATGGCTTGCACTCTGGATGGGTCTTACATACAGAACGCAGATCCTCTCATCCTGGAGAAACTTAAAGCCTGCAATGACTTCTCTGCCAGCCAGGTGGCAGCCATGGAGACATTGCTGCTGTCTGGAACAACACAATATGG AAATGCCGCTTCCTGGAACAAGCAAACACTGGAGAACCTCGTACCCCTTCCACTCTACTTCACAAGAAATATCTGGAACCGGTTCGATTCT acaacaaagaaaatgttcctGAAGACCTTCATGCCCAAACTGAGGAaagcaaacacagagaaaagcaAGCTCAAGACGCTGTTCCAAGCGATCAGCGGCCGGACAACAAAACGAGGAGCAG GTTGTACCAAGGGCAACATCACCCAGGTGATAGTTAGCGACTCCGCCTTCCCCTTTGGCTATGATCTCACGCAGTTTGACCTCTGCCTGGATGTTCCCGTTCTGAAAGAAAACCTCAACTCCATCTGCAACAAAGTGGATGATAATGGTTTCCAGACTGTCATCCTAAAGAAACTCAATGAG GCATTCCCGTCAGGGATTCCTGATCAGGATGTCCAGTTGCTTGGATCAGTGTCTCGTGTGGCATCACTTGACGATATATCCAAGTGGAACATAACCAAAATTGACACCCTTGCAGCTCTAATGAAAGCTGAAGATGGACCCTGGGAGGCAGCAAAG AGCAACAAAATCATCACTCAGTATCTGAGCACTTCTGGAAACTTGCTGGGCAGCACTGAGCTGACCATTATTGACTCCAACCTGTGCTCACTAAACACCAGTACACTGCAGACCATCAGCCCAGACAGCATCAG AAATGCCAGCCCTCTGAATGTGTCATCATGTTCAGCTGAGCAGAAGCAAGTCCTGTATGGCATCAGTACCACTTCCTTCAGCTCACAACGGTCCAGCTCCAGTATCATTTACCAGTTGATTAAGCCCTATCTAG GTGGAGCACCTCTGCAGGATATAGTAACACTGTCAACACAAAACATCAGCATGGACATAAGCACTTTCAGCAGTCTGGACCCTGCTGTTATAGCT AATTTGACTGTGAGCAACGTTAAAGGCCTCGTGGGTATGCACCTACCTGATCTGAAGCTGTTTGAGAATGATACTGTAGTTCAGACCTGGAtcaacctgcagctgcagtcaGAGCTGGACACACTGAATCTGGGTCTGATCAGCAACAGAATCAGCCCAACTCCAGGCTCCAACAGCACCACCACTGCACCAGGCTCCAACAGCACCACCACTGCACCAGGGTCCAACAGCACCACCATTGCACCAGGCTCCAACAGCACCACCACTGCACCAGGCTCCAACAGCACCACCACTGCACCAGGGTCCAACAGCACCACCATTGCACCAGGCTCCAACAGCACCACCACTGCACCAGGCTCCAACAGCACCACCACTGCCTCTCTAACCAATGGGGAAGTGGAGCTTGGAAAATCCCAGACAACTATGATGCTGGGTGCTCTGCTAACAGCTGTACTACAAATGCTACTACAACCAGCCTAA